One Brassica oleracea var. oleracea cultivar TO1000 chromosome C7, BOL, whole genome shotgun sequence genomic window carries:
- the LOC106306775 gene encoding putative nuclease HARBI1, whose translation MEVSAFPFPYLQDDECSHLLGLFQDMDSTPSGFEFENVGNDNTRKRPRKEEEEEEVNGSDKAASGDILATLLLLDEEAKQQVKTMDGYYNHDVARPKRQRKAAVEETASPASDIASGSGSGPSHHRRLWVKERTTDWWDRVSRPDFPEEEFRREFRMSRPTFDLICEELDATVTKKNTMLRDAIPAPKRVAVCVWRLATGAPLRHVSERFGLGISTCHKLVIEVCRAIYDVMMPKYLHWPASDPEIQSTKRKFESIHKIPNVVGSIYTTHVPIIAPKVHVAAYFNKRHTERNQKTSYSITVQGVVNAEGIFTDVCIGNPGSLTDDQILDKSSLSQQRAARGMLRDGWIVGNGGFSLTDWLLVPYARQNLTWTQHAFNESVGGIQKVATEAFGRLKGRWACLQKRTEVKLQDLPYVLGACCVLHNICEMRKEEMAEGVKFEVFDDVTVPENNIRSVAASSARDQISHNLLHRGLAGTRAL comes from the coding sequence ATGGAAGTCTCTGCTTTCCCATTCCCATACCTACAAGACGACGAGTGTTCCCATCTCCTCGGCCTATTTCAAGACATGGACTCTACTCCTTCTGGTTTTGAATTCGAAAATGTTGGTAACGACAACACTAGGAAACGCCCAAGAAAGGAAGAAGAAGAAGAAGAAGTGAATGGTAGTGATAAGGCTGCATCTGGAGATATACTCGCCACACTTCTGCTATTGGACGAGGAAGCTAAACAGCAAGTGAAGACAATGGATGGTTACTACAACCACGATGTTGCTCGTCCTAAACGACAGCGTAAAGCAGCGGTTGAGGAAACGGCCTCCCCTGCTTCGGACATCGCTAGCGGTTCCGGGTCTGGACCGAGTCATCACAGGAGGTTGTGGGTGAAGGAACGTACGACGGACTGGTGGGACCGAGTGAGCCGGCCGGACTTCCCGGAGGAGGAGTTCCGGCGAGAGTTTCGGATGAGCAGACCGACGTTCGATCTGATATGCGAGGAGCTGGACGCGACGGTGACGAAGAAAAACACGATGCTCCGCGACGCGATCCCAGCTCCCAAACGCGTCGCAGTCTGCGTCTGGCGTTTGGCAACAGGAGCTCCGCTTCGCCACGTGTCGGAGCGCTTCGGGCTGGGAATCTCCACGTGTCACAAGCTCGTCATCGAGGTCTGCCGCGCGATCTACGACGTCATGATGCCGAAGTATCTCCACTGGCCTGCGTCGGATCCCGAGATCCAATCGACGAAAAGAAAATTCGAATCGATCCACAAAATCCCAAACGTCGTCGGATCGATATACACCACGCACGTTCCCATCATCGCTCCGAAAGTCCACGTGGCGGCTTATTTCAACAAGAGGCACACGGAGAGAAACCAGAAGACGTCGTACTCGATCACGGTCCAGGGGGTGGTCAACGCCGAGGGGATCTTCACCGACGTCTGCATCGGGAACCCGGGGTCCCTCACCGACGACCAGATCCTCGATAAATCCTCGCTTTCGCAGCAGCGCGCGGCGCGTGGGATGCTACGCGACGGGTGGATCGTCGGGAACGGTGGTTTCTCGTTGACGGACTGGCTTTTGGTGCCGTACGCGAGGCAGAACCTGACGTGGACGCAGCACGCGTTCAACGAGAGCGTCGGAGGGATTCAGAAGGTGGCGACGGAGGCGTTCGGGAGGTTGAAAGGGCGGTGGGCTTGTCTGCAGAAGAGGACGGAGGTTAAGCTGCAGGATCTTCCGTACGTGCTGGGTGCTTGCTGCGTGTTGCATAACATTTGTGAGATGAGGAAGGAGGAGATGGCGGAGGGGGTGAAGTTCGAGGTGTTTGATGATGTGACGGTGCCGGAGAATAATATTCGATCCGTGGCTGCGTCTAGCGCGAGGGATCAGATCTCTCATAATCTCTTGCATCGTGGCCTCGCTGGGACAAGGGCTCTGTAA